In Thauera aromatica K172, one DNA window encodes the following:
- a CDS encoding cobalamin-binding protein, with protein MVADTFPRLHHGATLALLCGLGLPAAAQVDITDDRGHRLVLKEPAQRIISLAPHVTEILFAAGAGDKVVGVVAYSDYPEAAKKLPQVGGYTQIDLEAIAALRPDLVIGWPSGNRSAPLEHLRALGIPVYLNEPRSLDAVAHSLEQFGRLAGSEAPAQAAAAAFRERRSALAARYRERPAVRTFYQIWDRPLMTVNDEHLIADVIRLCGGRNVFGHLSQLAPTIGVEAVLAADPEAIVASGMGEGRPEWLDQWKRWPQLEATRRDNLFFIPPERIQRHTPRILDGAQRLCEQLEQVRARRSEVSPAAPSGGA; from the coding sequence ATGGTTGCTGACACCTTTCCCCGCCTGCACCACGGCGCCACCCTTGCCCTGCTCTGCGGCCTTGGCCTCCCCGCTGCCGCGCAGGTCGACATCACCGACGACCGCGGCCACCGGCTGGTGCTGAAAGAGCCGGCGCAGCGCATCATCAGCCTCGCCCCCCACGTCACCGAAATCCTGTTCGCCGCCGGTGCCGGCGACAAGGTGGTGGGAGTGGTCGCCTACAGCGACTACCCGGAGGCGGCGAAAAAGCTGCCGCAGGTCGGCGGCTACACCCAGATCGACCTCGAAGCGATCGCCGCCTTGCGCCCCGACCTGGTGATCGGCTGGCCGAGCGGCAACCGCAGCGCGCCGCTCGAGCACCTCCGGGCGCTGGGCATTCCGGTCTACCTGAACGAACCGCGCAGCCTCGATGCGGTCGCCCACAGCCTCGAGCAGTTCGGCCGCCTGGCGGGCAGCGAAGCGCCGGCGCAGGCCGCCGCCGCCGCGTTCCGCGAACGCCGCAGCGCGCTCGCCGCCCGCTACCGCGAGCGCCCGGCGGTGCGCACCTTCTACCAGATCTGGGACCGGCCGCTGATGACCGTCAACGACGAACACCTGATCGCCGACGTGATCCGCCTGTGCGGCGGCCGCAACGTCTTCGGCCACCTGTCGCAGCTGGCCCCCACGATCGGCGTCGAAGCGGTGCTGGCGGCCGACCCCGAAGCCATCGTCGCCAGCGGCATGGGCGAGGGGCGCCCGGAATGGCTCGACCAGTGGAAGCGCTGGCCGCAGCTCGAAGCGACCCGCCGCGACAACCTGTTCTTCATCCCGCCCGAGCGCATCCAGCGCCACACTCCACGCATCCTCGACGGCGCACAGCGGCTGTGCGAGCAACTCGAGCAGGTGCGCGCGCGACGCAGCGAAGTCAGTCCGGCAGCACCATCGGGTGGCGCCTGA
- the cobD gene encoding threonine-phosphate decarboxylase CobD, with the protein MLEHGGRLRRAAREHGIPLADWLDLSTGVNPHAYPAPPVPAAAWQRLPEDDDGLEDAAARYYGSVALLPVAGSQPAIQALPAALLPAWAAGRAAHARHGAAVPPRVTLLAPSYAEHAHAWRGCAPALVSAENIAAAVDRSDIVVLVQPNNPTGALFERAHLLDWHARLARRGGWLVVDEAFIDTVPEASLAPAAGVDGLVVLRSLGKFFGLAGARVGFVLAPAHLRRVLADTLGPWTLSGPARLVARQALADHAWQARTRTRLRAEGERLQSLLAATGFAPTHGPALFKWVPTPHAAALHAHLARRGILSRLFDTPPAVRFGLPPDEHGWQRLEAALQACGEALHRSGNAPAGSPPSPRTREHGC; encoded by the coding sequence ATGCTTGAGCATGGCGGCCGGCTGCGGCGCGCCGCCCGCGAGCACGGCATCCCGCTCGCCGACTGGCTCGACCTGTCGACCGGGGTCAATCCGCACGCCTATCCGGCACCGCCGGTCCCGGCCGCAGCGTGGCAGCGCCTGCCGGAAGACGACGACGGTCTGGAGGACGCCGCCGCACGCTATTACGGCAGCGTGGCGCTGCTGCCGGTGGCCGGCTCGCAGCCGGCGATCCAGGCCCTGCCCGCAGCCCTGCTCCCGGCCTGGGCTGCGGGCAGGGCTGCGCACGCCCGGCACGGCGCCGCCGTCCCGCCGCGGGTCACCCTGCTCGCACCGAGCTACGCCGAGCATGCCCACGCCTGGCGCGGCTGCGCGCCCGCCCTGGTCAGCGCCGAGAACATCGCCGCGGCCGTCGACCGTAGCGACATCGTCGTCCTGGTCCAGCCGAACAACCCCACCGGGGCCCTGTTCGAGCGCGCGCACCTGCTCGACTGGCATGCGCGGCTCGCCCGCCGGGGCGGCTGGCTGGTGGTGGACGAGGCCTTCATCGACACGGTCCCGGAGGCCAGCCTGGCCCCGGCCGCCGGAGTCGACGGGCTGGTGGTGCTGCGCTCGCTGGGCAAGTTCTTCGGCCTCGCCGGTGCGCGCGTAGGCTTCGTCCTGGCCCCCGCCCACCTGCGCCGGGTGCTGGCGGACACGCTCGGGCCCTGGACCCTGAGCGGCCCCGCCCGCCTCGTTGCCCGCCAGGCACTGGCCGATCACGCCTGGCAGGCCCGCACCCGCACCCGGCTGCGGGCCGAAGGCGAACGCCTGCAGAGCCTCCTCGCCGCCACCGGTTTCGCCCCCACCCACGGCCCGGCCCTGTTCAAGTGGGTGCCGACCCCGCACGCCGCCGCGCTCCATGCGCACCTGGCACGCCGCGGCATCCTCAGCCGCCTGTTCGACACCCCCCCGGCCGTGCGCTTCGGCCTGCCGCCGGACGAGCACGGCTGGCAACGCCTGGAAGCCGCGCTGCAGGCCTGCGGCGAAGCGCTCCACCGCTCCGGGAACGCTCCCGCCGGCAGTCCCCCATCGCCCCGGACCCGAGAACATGGTTGCTGA
- a CDS encoding methyl-accepting chemotaxis protein, whose protein sequence is MQLLLTIGIALFVVWTAVIVWQSHVYREAALNQAEEFSHSMHEATMAGLTGMMVTGTIGQRDVLLDQMNQLGSIRDVRVVRGTAVIEAFGEGTAHDARPDRSEQWVLDNGRVLSVVESDGKGEYLRVVRPALAQPDYLGKNCLSCHQVAENSVLGAVSMKVSLDKVNADLAAQRWKSILMAVVTSIPVLLLIYPFICKVVTVPLRSGVQVARGIAAGDLSQDIAVTSSNEIGGLQQALKEMSASLRHIVGEVRGGTDAIFTASRDIANGSADLSERTERQADTIRQIAASMQALTTAVNQNAGGARQASELAVSASEVAQRGGDVVAQVVHTMDAIEASSQKVADIIQVIDNIAFQTNILALNAAVEAARAGEQGRGFAVVASEVRSLAQRSAGAAREIKALIDDSVKRVAAGGALAHQAGSTMGEVVQSIQQVTGIVGGIAAASAEQTLGIERVTTSIAEISGVTQQNAVQVEQAAAAQALEEQAAQLEAVVDVFRLDGHGHASPRSALERLDAPLQLQRA, encoded by the coding sequence GTGCAGCTGCTGCTGACCATCGGCATTGCACTGTTCGTCGTATGGACCGCGGTGATCGTCTGGCAGAGCCACGTTTACCGGGAGGCCGCGCTCAATCAGGCCGAGGAGTTCTCCCACAGCATGCATGAAGCGACGATGGCCGGCCTGACCGGGATGATGGTAACCGGCACCATCGGCCAGCGCGACGTCCTGCTCGACCAGATGAACCAGCTCGGCTCCATCCGCGACGTGCGTGTGGTGCGCGGCACCGCGGTGATCGAAGCCTTCGGCGAAGGCACGGCCCACGATGCCCGGCCCGATCGCAGCGAACAGTGGGTGCTGGACAATGGCCGCGTCCTGAGCGTGGTCGAATCGGATGGCAAGGGCGAATACCTGCGCGTGGTCCGCCCGGCGCTGGCGCAGCCGGATTACCTCGGCAAGAATTGCCTGAGCTGCCACCAGGTCGCCGAAAACAGCGTTCTCGGCGCGGTGAGCATGAAGGTCTCGCTCGACAAGGTGAATGCCGACCTCGCTGCCCAGCGCTGGAAGTCGATCCTGATGGCGGTTGTCACCAGCATCCCGGTGCTGCTGCTGATCTATCCGTTCATCTGCAAGGTGGTCACGGTGCCGCTGCGCTCCGGCGTACAGGTGGCGCGTGGCATCGCCGCCGGCGACCTGTCGCAGGACATCGCCGTGACCTCCAGCAACGAGATCGGCGGCCTGCAGCAGGCGCTCAAGGAAATGAGCGCGAGCCTGCGTCACATCGTCGGCGAAGTACGCGGTGGCACCGATGCGATCTTCACCGCGTCGCGCGACATCGCCAACGGCAGCGCCGATCTCTCCGAACGCACCGAGCGCCAGGCCGACACCATCCGTCAGATCGCCGCTTCGATGCAGGCACTGACGACTGCGGTCAACCAGAACGCTGGCGGTGCACGTCAGGCCAGCGAGCTGGCCGTTTCCGCCTCGGAGGTTGCGCAGCGCGGTGGGGACGTGGTGGCGCAGGTGGTGCACACCATGGACGCGATCGAAGCCTCGTCGCAGAAAGTGGCGGACATCATCCAGGTCATCGACAACATCGCCTTCCAGACCAACATCCTGGCGCTCAACGCCGCGGTCGAGGCCGCTCGCGCGGGCGAACAGGGCCGCGGCTTTGCCGTGGTGGCCTCGGAGGTGCGCAGCCTGGCGCAGCGTTCGGCGGGCGCCGCGCGCGAAATCAAGGCCTTGATCGATGACTCGGTGAAGCGGGTCGCTGCCGGGGGGGCACTGGCGCACCAGGCCGGGTCGACGATGGGCGAAGTCGTGCAGTCGATCCAGCAGGTGACCGGGATCGTCGGCGGCATCGCCGCGGCCAGCGCCGAACAGACTCTGGGCATCGAGCGCGTGACCACCTCGATCGCCGAGATCAGCGGCGTCACCCAGCAGAATGCGGTGCAGGTCGAACAGGCCGCCGCCGCCCAGGCGCTGGAAGAGCAGGCCGCCCAGCTGGAGGCGGTGGTCGACGTGTTCAGGCTCGACGGCCACGGTCATGCTTCCCCGCGGTCCGCGCTGGAGCGGCTGGATGCTCCGCTGCAGCTGCAGCGCGCCTGA
- a CDS encoding TlyA family RNA methyltransferase, which translates to MSMNAFHARQGKPRPAAHARTAAERHGLQRVDQLLVSQGLAPSRTAARALVEAGRVSHDGQPVTKPALALPPDARLAVTPAASDRFVSRGALKLEGALARSGLDVQGAVCLDIGQSTGGFTDCLLQAGAAKVVGVEVGHDQLHPRLCKEPRCVTLEGLNARRLTAADLGEHFPPRGFDLLVCDASFISLTLLLTQWPALLSPAGHMLALVKPQFEVGPQGLGKGGLVRDAALYAEVEAKLRAAAHAAGLIILDWFDSPISGGDGNREFFFHAIRTPAGDTDPDTP; encoded by the coding sequence ATGAGCATGAACGCCTTCCATGCCCGCCAGGGCAAGCCGCGCCCGGCGGCGCATGCACGCACCGCTGCCGAGCGCCACGGTCTGCAGCGCGTCGACCAGCTGCTGGTGAGCCAGGGGCTGGCCCCCTCGCGCACCGCGGCGCGCGCGCTGGTCGAAGCCGGCCGCGTCAGCCATGACGGCCAGCCGGTGACCAAGCCGGCGCTGGCATTGCCGCCCGATGCGCGGCTGGCCGTGACTCCCGCCGCCAGCGACCGCTTCGTGTCGCGCGGCGCGCTCAAGCTCGAAGGCGCGCTCGCGCGCAGCGGGCTGGACGTGCAGGGCGCCGTCTGCCTCGACATCGGCCAGTCCACCGGCGGCTTCACCGACTGCCTGCTGCAGGCCGGGGCGGCGAAGGTGGTCGGCGTGGAGGTCGGGCACGACCAGCTCCATCCGCGCCTGTGCAAGGAACCGCGCTGCGTCACGCTCGAAGGCCTCAACGCCCGCCGGCTCACCGCCGCCGACCTCGGCGAACACTTTCCGCCGCGGGGCTTCGACCTCCTCGTGTGCGACGCCAGCTTCATCTCGCTGACGCTGCTGCTGACGCAATGGCCGGCCCTGCTGTCGCCTGCCGGCCACATGCTGGCGCTGGTCAAGCCGCAGTTCGAGGTCGGTCCGCAAGGCCTGGGCAAGGGCGGCCTCGTGCGCGATGCCGCCCTCTACGCCGAAGTCGAGGCGAAGCTGCGCGCCGCCGCCCACGCTGCCGGGCTGATCATCCTCGACTGGTTCGATTCGCCGATCAGCGGCGGCGACGGCAACCGCGAATTTTTCTTCCATGCCATCCGCACACCGGCTGGCGACACCGATCCGGACACCCCATGA
- a CDS encoding DEAD/DEAH box helicase → MNSEVTFASLGLAEPLLRAIGEVGYSTPTPIQAQAIPQVLAGGDLLAAAQTGTGKTAGFTLPLLHMLAATHAHPHPPGRPRCLILTPTRELAAQVEESVKTYGKHLPLTSLVMFGGVNINPQIAALKKRVDILVATPGRLLDHVGQKTLDLSGVEILVLDEADRMLDMGFIRDIRKILTLLPKKRQNLLFSATFSDEIRQLAGGLLHNPGTVEVAPRNTTAERVDQAVYQVGQKHKRELLAHLIKEKQWFQALVFTRTKHGANKLAEYLSKHDIGAAAIHGNKSQAARTRALAQFKDGSLPVLVATDIAARGLDIDQLPQVVNFELPNVPEDYVHRIGRTGRAGAAGNAISLVDGEEIKLLSAIERLIKRRIERVTAEDFVPSAGAEAAHDADHQRDPLPRRGGNRPERSRSQAPARQGTPGSAARPGERPAAPAPGHRANPAAGRRRRAAKRTATAPRARPKAVKSTATASRPRAPR, encoded by the coding sequence ATGAATTCCGAAGTGACTTTCGCCAGCCTCGGGCTGGCCGAACCCCTGCTGCGCGCCATCGGCGAAGTCGGCTATTCCACGCCGACGCCGATCCAGGCCCAGGCCATTCCCCAGGTCCTCGCCGGCGGCGATCTGCTCGCCGCCGCCCAGACCGGCACCGGCAAGACCGCCGGCTTCACCCTGCCGCTGCTGCATATGCTGGCCGCGACCCATGCCCACCCCCATCCGCCCGGCCGCCCGCGCTGCCTGATCCTGACCCCGACCCGCGAACTCGCCGCCCAGGTCGAGGAGTCGGTGAAGACCTACGGCAAGCACCTGCCGCTGACTTCGCTGGTGATGTTCGGCGGGGTCAACATCAACCCGCAGATTGCGGCGCTGAAAAAGCGCGTCGACATCCTCGTCGCCACCCCGGGGCGGCTGCTCGACCACGTCGGCCAGAAGACGCTCGACCTCTCCGGCGTCGAGATCCTGGTCCTCGACGAAGCCGACCGCATGCTCGACATGGGCTTCATCCGCGACATCCGCAAGATCCTCACCCTGCTGCCGAAGAAGCGCCAGAACCTGCTGTTCTCGGCGACCTTCTCCGACGAGATCCGCCAGCTCGCCGGCGGCCTCCTGCACAATCCCGGCACGGTGGAAGTGGCGCCGCGCAACACCACCGCCGAACGCGTCGATCAGGCGGTGTACCAGGTCGGGCAGAAGCACAAGCGCGAACTGCTCGCCCACCTGATCAAGGAAAAGCAGTGGTTCCAGGCGCTGGTATTCACCCGCACCAAGCACGGCGCCAACAAGCTCGCCGAGTACCTCAGCAAGCACGACATCGGCGCCGCCGCGATCCACGGCAACAAGAGCCAGGCCGCGCGCACGCGGGCGCTCGCCCAGTTCAAGGACGGCTCGCTGCCGGTGCTGGTCGCCACCGACATCGCTGCGCGCGGGCTGGACATCGACCAGCTGCCGCAGGTGGTGAACTTCGAGCTGCCGAACGTGCCCGAAGACTACGTGCACCGCATCGGCCGCACCGGCCGTGCCGGTGCCGCAGGCAACGCGATCTCGCTCGTCGACGGCGAGGAGATCAAGCTGCTGAGCGCGATCGAGCGCTTGATCAAGCGCCGCATCGAGCGCGTCACCGCCGAAGACTTCGTGCCCAGCGCCGGCGCCGAGGCGGCCCACGACGCCGATCACCAGCGCGACCCGCTGCCGCGCCGCGGCGGCAACCGTCCGGAGCGTAGCCGCAGCCAGGCCCCCGCACGCCAGGGCACGCCCGGCAGCGCGGCGCGCCCCGGCGAGCGTCCGGCCGCCCCCGCGCCGGGGCACCGGGCAAACCCGGCGGCCGGCCGCAGGCGCCGCGCGGCGAAGCGAACGGCAACCGCGCCCCGCGCCAGGCCGAAGGCCGTGAAATCGACGGCAACCGCCAGCCGGCCGCGCGCCCCGAGGTGA
- a CDS encoding M48 family metallopeptidase — MNHFQLRKSVPSLRARLACRLAWAAAGGLASIAALSGLFIYGSGQAFVLMWAAVGLGQPLATLLAAVAGLGGLLAAGTLLRVLSSPAPRIEGICLPRAAAQEFFRLLDDLTERSGVPAVHCVRITAEINAAVVQRPRLGGVGGLRTELLVGLPLVHSLSPAQLAAVLAHEFGHLAAQRCGWCAQGAHLRAWWMRALDEASACVPLLKGVIDRLSAGFCADMLRLSRLEEFEADALAARLVGA; from the coding sequence ATGAATCATTTTCAGCTTCGGAAGAGCGTCCCCTCCCTGCGCGCCCGGCTCGCATGCCGGCTGGCGTGGGCGGCGGCGGGCGGGCTGGCGTCGATCGCGGCCTTGTCCGGCCTGTTCATCTATGGCAGCGGCCAGGCGTTTGTCCTGATGTGGGCGGCAGTCGGGCTGGGTCAGCCGCTCGCAACCCTGCTTGCGGCGGTGGCCGGGCTGGGCGGGCTGCTCGCGGCAGGTACCTTGCTGCGCGTGCTGTCGAGCCCCGCACCGCGGATCGAAGGGATCTGCCTGCCGCGTGCGGCGGCGCAGGAGTTCTTCCGGCTGCTCGACGACCTGACCGAGCGCTCGGGGGTGCCGGCGGTGCACTGCGTCCGCATTACCGCCGAGATCAACGCCGCAGTGGTGCAGCGGCCGCGTCTGGGGGGCGTGGGGGGGCTGCGGACCGAACTGCTGGTGGGGCTGCCGCTGGTACATAGCCTGTCGCCGGCCCAGCTCGCCGCCGTACTCGCCCATGAATTCGGCCATCTCGCCGCGCAGCGCTGCGGCTGGTGTGCGCAGGGAGCCCATCTGCGGGCGTGGTGGATGCGCGCGCTCGACGAGGCGTCTGCCTGCGTGCCGCTGCTGAAGGGCGTGATCGACCGCCTGTCCGCGGGGTTCTGCGCCGACATGCTGCGCCTGTCGCGCCTCGAGGAATTCGAGGCCGATGCGCTCGCCGCGCGCCTGGTAGGAGCGTAG
- the asd gene encoding archaetidylserine decarboxylase (Phosphatidylserine decarboxylase is synthesized as a single chain precursor. Generation of the pyruvoyl active site from a Ser is coupled to cleavage of a Gly-Ser bond between the larger (beta) and smaller (alpha chains). It is an integral membrane protein.) yields the protein MYERLFVALQHVLPKKLLTRGAGRLAGLHGGRATAAFIGWFVRRYGVDLNEAADPDPASYACFNDFFSRSLRPGARPLADADFLCPVDGAISQFGPIERDQIFQAKGHAYSTAALVGGDRRLAARFEDGEFATLYLSPKDYHRIHMPCAGELLQMTYVPGELFSVNPATARGVPGLFARNERVVCVFEGEFGPFAMVLVGAAIVGSMATAWHGVVNPPRRPDIEKRSYADGEVVLARGEEMGRFLLGSTVVLLFPKGVLRFASEWGAGRAVRMGEAMAQLRRPD from the coding sequence GTGTACGAGCGCTTATTCGTAGCCTTGCAGCATGTCCTGCCCAAGAAGCTGCTGACCCGGGGCGCCGGCAGGCTTGCAGGCCTGCACGGCGGGCGGGCCACCGCCGCCTTCATCGGCTGGTTCGTGCGCCGCTATGGGGTCGACCTGAACGAGGCGGCCGATCCCGACCCCGCCAGCTACGCCTGCTTCAATGACTTCTTCAGCCGTTCGCTGCGCCCGGGCGCCCGCCCGCTCGCCGACGCCGACTTCCTGTGTCCGGTGGATGGCGCGATCAGCCAGTTCGGCCCGATCGAACGCGACCAGATCTTCCAGGCCAAGGGCCACGCCTACTCCACCGCCGCCCTCGTCGGTGGCGACCGCCGGCTGGCGGCGCGCTTCGAGGACGGCGAGTTCGCCACCCTCTACCTCAGCCCGAAGGACTACCACCGCATCCACATGCCGTGCGCGGGCGAGCTGCTGCAGATGACCTACGTGCCGGGCGAGCTGTTCTCGGTCAATCCGGCGACCGCGCGCGGCGTGCCCGGGCTGTTCGCGCGCAACGAGCGCGTGGTGTGCGTGTTCGAAGGGGAATTCGGCCCCTTTGCCATGGTGCTGGTGGGTGCGGCCATCGTCGGCAGCATGGCCACGGCGTGGCACGGGGTGGTCAATCCGCCGCGGCGCCCGGACATCGAGAAGCGCAGCTATGCCGACGGCGAGGTGGTGCTGGCGCGGGGCGAGGAAATGGGGCGTTTCCTGCTCGGCTCGACCGTGGTCCTGCTGTTTCCGAAAGGAGTGCTGCGCTTCGCTTCCGAGTGGGGGGCGGGGCGGGCCGTGCGCATGGGCGAAGCGATGGCGCAGCTGCGCCGCCCGGACTAA
- the ahcY gene encoding adenosylhomocysteinase: MNAVADTPATASGFTDFVVADLTLADWGRKEIRIAETEMPGLMAIRDEYAAARPLRGARITGSLHMTIQTAVLIETLTALGADVRWASCNIFSTQDHAAAAIAAEGIPVFAVKGESLADYWDYTHRIFEWPAAADGTPVYSNMILDDGGDATLLLHLGARAEQDLAVLAKPGSEEETILFAAIRAKLAADPSWYSTRLAQVKGVTEETTTGVHRLYQMHAKGELKFPAINVNDSVTKSKFDNLYGCRESLVDGIKRATDVMIAGKVAVVAGYGDVGKGSAQALRALSAQVWVTEIDPICALQAAMEGYRVVTMDYAAEHADIFVTCTGNYHVITHEHMVKMKDQAIVCNIGHFDNEIDVASIEQYRWEEIKPQVDHVIFPSGRRIILLAKGRLVNLGCATGHPSYVMSSSFANQTIAQIELFTRTADYPVGVYTLPKHLDEKVARLQLKKLNAELSVLTPAQAAYIGVPVEGPYKATHYRY; encoded by the coding sequence ATGAACGCTGTGGCCGACACCCCCGCAACCGCTTCCGGATTCACCGATTTCGTCGTCGCCGACCTCACCCTCGCCGACTGGGGGCGCAAGGAAATCCGCATCGCCGAAACCGAGATGCCCGGCCTGATGGCGATCCGCGACGAATACGCCGCCGCCCGCCCCCTGCGCGGCGCACGCATCACCGGCTCGCTGCACATGACGATCCAGACCGCGGTCCTGATCGAGACCCTCACCGCGCTCGGCGCCGACGTGCGCTGGGCCTCGTGCAACATCTTCTCGACCCAGGACCACGCCGCCGCCGCGATCGCCGCCGAAGGCATCCCGGTGTTCGCGGTGAAGGGCGAATCGCTCGCCGACTACTGGGACTACACCCACCGCATCTTCGAGTGGCCGGCGGCGGCCGACGGCACCCCGGTGTATTCGAACATGATTCTCGACGACGGCGGCGACGCGACGCTCCTGCTCCACCTCGGGGCGCGCGCGGAGCAGGACCTCGCCGTGCTGGCGAAGCCCGGCTCCGAAGAAGAAACGATCCTCTTCGCCGCGATCCGCGCCAAGCTCGCAGCCGACCCGAGCTGGTACTCGACCCGCCTGGCGCAGGTGAAGGGCGTCACCGAAGAAACCACCACCGGCGTGCACCGCCTGTATCAGATGCACGCGAAGGGCGAGCTGAAGTTCCCGGCGATCAACGTCAACGACTCGGTCACCAAGAGCAAGTTCGACAACCTCTACGGCTGCCGCGAGTCGCTCGTCGACGGCATCAAGCGTGCCACCGACGTCATGATCGCAGGCAAGGTCGCCGTGGTCGCCGGCTACGGCGACGTCGGCAAGGGCTCGGCGCAGGCGCTGCGCGCGCTCTCCGCCCAGGTCTGGGTCACCGAGATCGACCCGATCTGCGCGCTGCAGGCGGCGATGGAAGGCTACCGCGTCGTCACCATGGACTACGCCGCCGAACACGCCGACATCTTCGTCACCTGCACCGGCAACTACCACGTCATCACCCACGAGCACATGGTGAAGATGAAGGACCAGGCCATCGTCTGCAACATCGGCCACTTCGACAACGAGATCGACGTCGCCTCGATCGAGCAGTACCGCTGGGAAGAGATCAAGCCCCAGGTCGACCACGTGATCTTCCCCTCCGGGCGCCGCATCATCCTGCTCGCCAAGGGCCGTCTGGTGAACCTCGGCTGCGCCACCGGCCATCCCTCCTACGTGATGTCGTCGTCGTTCGCCAACCAGACGATCGCGCAGATCGAGCTGTTTACGCGCACCGCGGACTACCCGGTCGGGGTCTACACCCTGCCCAAGCACCTCGACGAAAAAGTCGCCCGCCTGCAGCTGAAGAAGCTCAACGCCGAACTCAGCGTCCTGACCCCGGCGCAGGCGGCCTACATCGGCGTCCCGGTCGAAGGGCCGTACAAGGCGACGCATTATCGCTATTGA
- a CDS encoding CobD/CbiB family cobalamin biosynthesis protein, whose protein sequence is MLLSTTSIALKLGAGLLADRLFGELRRFHPLVGFGRWAAHVEAGCRRVLGASRPAGVAAWALAVLPWVALALWLRGLHPLAHWPVDVALLYFALGGRSLAEHALAIAVPLAAGELSLARERVGWIVSRETAALDAEGVARAATESVLENGNDAVFGALFWFVVAGGAGVLAFRLANTLDAMWGYRSPRYLHFGWAAARLDDLLNALPARLTALTYALLGRTRRALACWRTQACAWDSPNAGPVMAAGAGALGVRLGGAAVYHGRAEDRPVLGEGRPADAASIAEAVALVRRGARWWLGLAALATLIQAGLATLAGAPHA, encoded by the coding sequence ATGCTGCTTTCCACCACTTCGATCGCGCTCAAGCTGGGCGCCGGGCTGCTCGCCGACCGGCTGTTCGGCGAGCTGCGCCGCTTTCATCCACTGGTCGGCTTCGGGCGCTGGGCGGCGCACGTCGAAGCAGGATGCCGGCGGGTTCTCGGCGCCAGCCGCCCTGCCGGCGTCGCGGCCTGGGCGCTGGCGGTGCTGCCCTGGGTCGCGCTGGCGCTGTGGCTGCGCGGGCTGCATCCGCTGGCGCACTGGCCGGTGGATGTGGCGCTGCTCTATTTCGCCCTCGGCGGGCGCAGCCTGGCCGAACACGCACTGGCCATCGCCGTCCCCCTGGCGGCCGGCGAGCTGAGCCTGGCGCGCGAGCGGGTGGGATGGATCGTCAGCCGGGAAACCGCCGCGCTCGACGCCGAAGGGGTGGCACGCGCGGCCACCGAGTCGGTGCTCGAAAACGGCAACGACGCGGTGTTCGGCGCGCTGTTCTGGTTCGTCGTTGCCGGCGGCGCGGGCGTGCTGGCGTTCCGCCTGGCGAACACGCTCGACGCGATGTGGGGCTACCGCAGCCCGCGCTACCTGCACTTCGGCTGGGCGGCCGCGCGCCTCGACGATCTTCTCAACGCCTTGCCGGCACGCCTGACCGCGCTCACCTATGCACTGCTCGGCCGCACCCGGCGCGCGCTGGCCTGCTGGCGGACGCAGGCGTGCGCCTGGGACAGCCCGAACGCGGGGCCGGTGATGGCCGCCGGCGCCGGCGCGCTGGGCGTGCGCCTGGGCGGCGCGGCGGTCTATCACGGCCGCGCCGAGGATCGCCCGGTGCTCGGCGAGGGCCGCCCGGCCGATGCGGCGAGCATCGCCGAGGCGGTCGCCCTGGTGCGCCGGGGCGCACGGTGGTGGCTGGGGCTGGCGGCCCTCGCGACGCTGATCCAGGCCGGGCTGGCGACGCTGGCGGGAGCGCCCCATGCTTGA